In Pyrus communis chromosome 1, drPyrComm1.1, whole genome shotgun sequence, the following are encoded in one genomic region:
- the LOC137709432 gene encoding tubulin alpha chain-like isoform X2: MRECISIHIGQAGIQVGNACWELYCLEHGIGPDGQMPSDKTVGRGDDAFNTFFSETGAGKHVPRAIFVDLEPTVIDEVRTGTYRQLFHPEQLISGKEDAANNFARGHYTIGKEIVDLCLDRIRKLADNCTGLQGFLVFNAVGGGTGSGLGSLLLERLSVDYGKKSKLGFTVYPSPQVSTSVVEPYNSVLSTHSLLEHTDVSVLLDNEAIYDICRRSLDIERPTYTNLNRLVSQVISSLTASLRFDGALNVDVTEFQTNLVPYPRIHFMLSSYAPVISAEKAYHEQLSVAEITNSAFEPASMMAKCDPRHGKYMACCLMYRGDVVPKDVNAAVATIKTKRTIQFVDWCPTGFKCGINYQPPTVVPGGDLAKVQRAVCMISNSTSVAEVKESSPRLVRILLLWRKITRRLALSLPREMMVMRETTTDSQPHGFYVFSHLLSSVSNVMN; encoded by the exons ATGAGAGAGTGCATTTCGATCCACATCGGGCAAGCCGGAATCCAAGTTGGCAACGCCTGCTGGGAGCTCTACTGCCTCGAGCACGGCATTGGCCCCGATGGCCAGATGCCCAGCGACAAGACCGTCGGCCGCGGCGACGACGCCTTCAACACCTTCTTCTCCGAGACCGGTGCCGGCAAGCACGTCCCTCGCGCCATCTTCGTCGATCTGGAGCCCACCGTCATCGACGAGGTCCGCACCGGCACCTACCGCCAGCTCTTCCACCCTGAGCAGCTCATTTCCGGCAAGGAAGACGCCGCCAACAACTTCGCCCGTGGTCACTACACCATCGGCAAGGAGATCGTAGATCTCTGCCTCGACCGCATTAGGAAGCTCGCTGACAACTGCACCGGGCTCCAAGGGTTCTTGGTCTTCAATGCCGTCGGTGGCGGTACCGGATCGGGTCTCGGGTCGTTGCTTCTGGAGCGGCTTTCGGTTGATTACGGAAAGAAATCCAAGCTAGGATTCACTGTGTATCCTTCTCCCCAGGTTTCTACATCTGTCGTGGAGCCTTACAACAGTGTTCTCTCAACCCATTCTCTGCTGGAGCACACCGATGTGTCTGTGTTGCTTGACAATGAAGCCATCTACGACATCTGCCGTCGGTCCCTCGATATCGAGCGTCCCACGTACACCAATCTGAATCGCCTCGTCTCTCAG GTCATTTCTTCGCTGACAGCCTCGCTGAGGTTCGACGGAGCTCTGAATGTGGATGTGACTGAGTTCCAGACTAACTTGGTTCCATACCCCAGGATCCATTTCATGCTTTCCTCTTATGCTCCGGTAATCTCCGCCGAGAAGGCGTACCATGAGCAGCTTTCGGTGGCTGAGATCACCAACAGTGCATTCGAGCCTGCTTCCATGATGGCCAAGTGCGATCCCCGCCATGGAAAGTACATGGCCTGCTGCTTGATGTACCGAGGTGATGTCGTTCCCAAGGACGTGAATGCCGCTGTGGCCACCATCAAGACCAAGAGGACAATCCAGTTTGTCGATTGGTGCCCTACTGGGTTCAAGTGTGGTATCAATTACCAGCCACCAACTGTTGTTCCGGGCGGTGACCTTGCCAAGGTGCAGAGGGCTGTTTGCATGATCTCCAACTCGACCAGTGTTGCTGAGGT GAAGGAGAGTTCTCCGAGGCTCGTGAGGATCTTGCTGCTCTGGAGAAAGATTACGAGGAGGTTGGCGCTGAGTCTGCCGAGGGAGATGATGGTGATGAGGGAGACGACTACTGATTCCCAACCTCATGGTTTTTACGTGTTTTCGCATTTGCTAAGTTCCGTTTCGAATGTTATGAACTGA
- the LOC137709432 gene encoding tubulin alpha chain-like isoform X1 yields MRECISIHIGQAGIQVGNACWELYCLEHGIGPDGQMPSDKTVGRGDDAFNTFFSETGAGKHVPRAIFVDLEPTVIDEVRTGTYRQLFHPEQLISGKEDAANNFARGHYTIGKEIVDLCLDRIRKLADNCTGLQGFLVFNAVGGGTGSGLGSLLLERLSVDYGKKSKLGFTVYPSPQVSTSVVEPYNSVLSTHSLLEHTDVSVLLDNEAIYDICRRSLDIERPTYTNLNRLVSQVISSLTASLRFDGALNVDVTEFQTNLVPYPRIHFMLSSYAPVISAEKAYHEQLSVAEITNSAFEPASMMAKCDPRHGKYMACCLMYRGDVVPKDVNAAVATIKTKRTIQFVDWCPTGFKCGINYQPPTVVPGGDLAKVQRAVCMISNSTSVAEVFSRIDHKFDLMYAKRAFVHWYVGEGMEEGEFSEAREDLAALEKDYEEVGAESAEGDDGDEGDDY; encoded by the exons ATGAGAGAGTGCATTTCGATCCACATCGGGCAAGCCGGAATCCAAGTTGGCAACGCCTGCTGGGAGCTCTACTGCCTCGAGCACGGCATTGGCCCCGATGGCCAGATGCCCAGCGACAAGACCGTCGGCCGCGGCGACGACGCCTTCAACACCTTCTTCTCCGAGACCGGTGCCGGCAAGCACGTCCCTCGCGCCATCTTCGTCGATCTGGAGCCCACCGTCATCGACGAGGTCCGCACCGGCACCTACCGCCAGCTCTTCCACCCTGAGCAGCTCATTTCCGGCAAGGAAGACGCCGCCAACAACTTCGCCCGTGGTCACTACACCATCGGCAAGGAGATCGTAGATCTCTGCCTCGACCGCATTAGGAAGCTCGCTGACAACTGCACCGGGCTCCAAGGGTTCTTGGTCTTCAATGCCGTCGGTGGCGGTACCGGATCGGGTCTCGGGTCGTTGCTTCTGGAGCGGCTTTCGGTTGATTACGGAAAGAAATCCAAGCTAGGATTCACTGTGTATCCTTCTCCCCAGGTTTCTACATCTGTCGTGGAGCCTTACAACAGTGTTCTCTCAACCCATTCTCTGCTGGAGCACACCGATGTGTCTGTGTTGCTTGACAATGAAGCCATCTACGACATCTGCCGTCGGTCCCTCGATATCGAGCGTCCCACGTACACCAATCTGAATCGCCTCGTCTCTCAG GTCATTTCTTCGCTGACAGCCTCGCTGAGGTTCGACGGAGCTCTGAATGTGGATGTGACTGAGTTCCAGACTAACTTGGTTCCATACCCCAGGATCCATTTCATGCTTTCCTCTTATGCTCCGGTAATCTCCGCCGAGAAGGCGTACCATGAGCAGCTTTCGGTGGCTGAGATCACCAACAGTGCATTCGAGCCTGCTTCCATGATGGCCAAGTGCGATCCCCGCCATGGAAAGTACATGGCCTGCTGCTTGATGTACCGAGGTGATGTCGTTCCCAAGGACGTGAATGCCGCTGTGGCCACCATCAAGACCAAGAGGACAATCCAGTTTGTCGATTGGTGCCCTACTGGGTTCAAGTGTGGTATCAATTACCAGCCACCAACTGTTGTTCCGGGCGGTGACCTTGCCAAGGTGCAGAGGGCTGTTTGCATGATCTCCAACTCGACCAGTGTTGCTGAGGTGTTCTCTCGCATTGATCACAAGTTTGATCTGATGTACGCCAAGCGCGCTTTCGTGCATTGGTACGTGGGTGAGGGCATGGAGGAAGGAGAGTTCTCCGAGGCTCGTGAGGATCTTGCTGCTCTGGAGAAAGATTACGAGGAGGTTGGCGCTGAGTCTGCCGAGGGAGATGATGGTGATGAGGGAGACGACTACTGA